A region from the Candidatus Schekmanbacteria bacterium genome encodes:
- a CDS encoding 4-deoxy-4-formamido-L-arabinose-phosphoundecaprenol deformylase — MKIISNFFSSPTLSLKIDVDTSLGLKENVPSILKILSKFNIKGTFFVAMGPDNSGKALKRIFRKEFFKMTLRTRRIKRFPLKTLSYGFLLKAPIISLENKEILKLIRKEGHECGIHGYDHVKWHENLSEMSQDEIEEELIKAKKLYEEILDESPLSSASPGWRATEKSLEAEDKLNLKYHSDTRGKTPFFIKIGEKLLKTLEIPTTLPTMDEIYGFNGLKDKELPVYYLEKIRESSFSVMTIHPELEGVEPGKSIFIEILSNLKNEGIKFISLDEASSLLLQKQGKIPLCSIEERMICGRSSKVAVQLID; from the coding sequence ATGAAAATAATTTCTAATTTCTTTTCTTCACCAACTCTATCTTTAAAAATAGATGTCGATACAAGTCTCGGTCTTAAAGAAAATGTGCCTTCCATCCTGAAAATTCTTTCAAAATTCAATATAAAAGGAACCTTTTTTGTTGCAATGGGTCCTGACAATTCAGGGAAAGCATTGAAAAGAATCTTTCGAAAAGAATTTTTCAAAATGACTCTCAGGACGCGCCGTATAAAGAGATTTCCACTAAAAACTCTTTCCTATGGCTTCCTTTTAAAAGCGCCAATAATTTCTCTCGAAAATAAGGAAATCTTAAAACTAATAAGAAAAGAAGGACACGAATGCGGCATACACGGTTACGACCATGTAAAATGGCATGAAAACTTGTCTGAAATGAGTCAAGATGAAATAGAAGAAGAATTAATAAAAGCAAAAAAGCTCTATGAGGAAATTCTCGATGAGTCGCCCTTATCGTCTGCTTCTCCGGGATGGCGTGCCACAGAGAAAAGTCTTGAAGCAGAGGATAAGTTAAATCTTAAATATCATAGCGATACTCGAGGGAAGACTCCTTTCTTCATTAAAATAGGAGAAAAGCTGTTGAAGACATTGGAAATACCAACTACTCTCCCTACAATGGACGAAATCTATGGCTTCAATGGTTTGAAGGATAAAGAATTGCCGGTATATTATCTTGAAAAAATAAGAGAATCCTCTTTTAGTGTAATGACAATTCATCCTGAATTGGAAGGTGTTGAACCGGGGAAAAGTATCTTTATTGAAATTTTATCAAATCTTAAAAATGAGGGAATAAAATTCATATCTTTAGATGAGGCATCTTCCCTCCTACTGCAAAAACAGGGAAAAATTCCTCTTTGCAGTATAGAAGAAAGGATGATTTGCGGTCGAAGTAGCAAGGTTGCAGTCCAACTTATTGACTAA
- a CDS encoding NAD-dependent epimerase/dehydratase family protein, with protein MKILITGGGGFLGSHLGDYFLKEGHEVFALDLAKDLKVAHNLNNKNFHYIKDSIFNEDLLDALILKCDLVYHMAAVVGVEHYVENPYNVLNVNINGTQNVLRIAYKYGKKVVFTSTSEIYGRNPKVPFKEDDDRVLGSTRIDRWCYSTSKAAGEHFCFAYHSMGLPVTIVRYFNVYGPRLDRIDVGRIITIFMGQILRKKNLTVIGDGMQTRCFTYVDDAIKATVEAGLNEKANGEIFNIGTDRETTIKELAELMIKLSGVDLDIEYVSQESVYGNSYEDIRRRVPDITKMKTILNVTPKVSLEEGLKKTIDWFFANENNF; from the coding sequence GTGAAAATATTGATTACAGGTGGAGGTGGCTTTTTAGGTTCACATTTGGGAGATTATTTTTTGAAGGAAGGCCACGAAGTGTTTGCCCTTGACCTCGCAAAAGACTTGAAGGTTGCTCACAACCTCAACAATAAAAATTTTCATTATATAAAGGACTCCATTTTCAATGAAGACCTCCTCGATGCATTAATATTAAAATGCGATTTAGTATATCATATGGCTGCAGTCGTTGGAGTAGAACACTATGTAGAAAATCCATATAATGTTTTGAATGTAAATATCAATGGCACTCAAAATGTTTTGAGGATTGCTTACAAATATGGGAAAAAAGTTGTATTTACATCAACCTCTGAAATCTATGGTAGAAACCCCAAAGTCCCCTTTAAAGAAGATGATGACAGAGTTTTGGGCTCAACGAGAATAGATAGATGGTGCTATTCAACATCGAAAGCGGCAGGAGAGCATTTTTGCTTTGCCTATCATTCTATGGGGCTTCCTGTAACAATAGTAAGATATTTCAATGTTTATGGTCCACGCCTCGACCGAATTGATGTTGGTAGAATAATCACCATATTTATGGGTCAAATATTGAGAAAAAAGAATCTTACAGTAATAGGCGATGGAATGCAGACAAGATGCTTCACCTATGTCGATGATGCCATAAAGGCAACTGTTGAGGCAGGATTAAACGAAAAGGCAAATGGTGAAATATTCAATATTGGAACAGACAGGGAAACAACTATCAAAGAGCTTGCAGAATTAATGATTAAATTGTCCGGTGTGGATTTAGATATTGAATATGTATCTCAAGAATCGGTCTATGGCAACAGCTACGAAGATATCAGGCGAAGAGTGCCTGATATTACAAAAATGAAAACCATATTGAATGTCACTCCAAAGGTATCCCTTGAAGAAGGACTCAAGAAAACAATAGACTGGTTTTTTGCAAATGAAAATAATTTCTAA
- a CDS encoding formyltransferase: protein MKLVIFAYHNIGYICIKELLKQKANIAAIFTHKDSKDENIWFKSVEKLARQKGIPVFTPSSKEIKSKVFFNKLKRLKPDIIFSFYYRYLLPQSILDIPPYGAFNLHGSYLPEYRGRCPVNWVIINGEKSTGVTLHYMEKKADSGDIVAQKRVPISFKDTALTLFRKMEKTAAELIRKTYPKIIEGKIKRIPQDTKKASYYGGRNPEDGKIEWDNSKESIYNLIRAVTHPYPGAFTYLNGEKLYVWKAQISKRKNRLNDLKAGTIVKVFPKRGMLVKTGNGYLLLKEVQLENVKTLKEARLFKKFKKYEGLELK from the coding sequence ATGAAACTTGTCATATTCGCATATCATAATATTGGCTATATTTGTATAAAGGAACTATTAAAACAAAAAGCTAATATCGCTGCAATTTTTACTCATAAAGATTCAAAAGATGAAAATATATGGTTCAAATCAGTCGAAAAGTTAGCCCGACAAAAAGGAATTCCTGTATTCACACCAAGCAGTAAGGAAATTAAAAGCAAAGTTTTTTTCAACAAACTGAAAAGACTGAAACCTGATATCATTTTTTCATTTTATTACCGCTATCTCCTACCTCAATCCATCCTTGATATTCCTCCCTATGGAGCATTCAATCTCCATGGGTCATATCTTCCCGAATACAGGGGCAGATGCCCTGTAAATTGGGTAATCATAAATGGAGAGAAAAGTACAGGTGTTACACTACATTATATGGAAAAAAAGGCGGATTCAGGAGATATCGTAGCTCAAAAAAGAGTTCCAATTTCATTTAAAGATACTGCATTGACATTGTTTAGAAAAATGGAGAAAACTGCTGCCGAACTCATACGAAAAACTTATCCAAAAATTATTGAGGGGAAGATTAAAAGAATCCCACAAGATACAAAAAAGGCAAGCTACTATGGAGGAAGAAACCCTGAAGATGGAAAAATTGAATGGGACAACTCTAAAGAATCAATCTACAATCTGATTCGAGCAGTAACACATCCCTATCCCGGTGCCTTTACTTATCTAAATGGAGAAAAACTCTATGTTTGGAAGGCACAAATATCAAAGAGAAAAAATAGATTAAATGATTTAAAAGCAGGAACAATCGTCAAAGTTTTTCCAAAAAGAGGAATGTTAGTAAAAACAGGCAATGGATATCTACTCTTAAAAGAGGTTCAACTTGAAAATGTGAAAACTCTTAAAGAGGCAAGACTTTTCAAAAAATTCAAAAAATATGAAGGACTCGAATTAAAATAA